The following is a genomic window from Elaeis guineensis isolate ETL-2024a chromosome 10, EG11, whole genome shotgun sequence.
GTGCGCCATGCCATGAGAAGGAGggcaaggaagagagaaaggagggtcgggGCTTACCTTCGACTCCGATGAGGTATTCGGCGAGAATTTGAGGCAAACACGAAGAAGGCATGGATGACTTCAATGAGAAAATCtgaaaggaagaagaggaagaaattgGTGCTCATCATGGCCGGCTATGGAGGACGAAGGAAGATTTTATAGGCTCTTCCTAGGGTTCCTAGTTGCCCTAGGAGTTCTTGATCTAGTCAGgcaaggggaggaagaagaagactcctgttgGGAGTCTTCGTTCCAATTCTTTTTTTCTCCATGGGCCCGATGGGCCAAAATTGGTTGGACTGGTTTATGAGAATAGGGTATTAtattctaccccccttaaaaaaaaatttatcttcaaaACTTGGTATATCTTCACTCTTTTATCAATAGGGGCCTTAATTTTTATACTATCCTTACTATActcttagatctggttccatcaatcCTAACTTcctcatctaaaatttatttatttatttttaacaaGACATTGATGAAAGCAACTTTCCTAAGAGAAGATATAACATATAGTGGCTAATTCAATTCTATATAGTTATTACTTGAAAGATGTAAAGGAATGAGAAAATTCATAATCAAATAGCATATGAGCATCTATAGAGTGACTAGAATGATATCTGTAATTACTTGATTGCTTGTACTGGCATCTTGTTGAGTTAAGCGAACACCCGtacattttcttattattttcgaTCTACTAGCTTGGAAGTCTTTGAACTATCCTTTTTCTTAATAGGACAATCTCGTGCCATATGTCCTATTCTGCCGCATGAAAAGCATGCTCCCAACTTTTTGAGACAAGATCTATAATGATTTTTGCCATAATATCCACAGATCATAACTTTTTTATTATTCTCTGTAATATTGGTAGAATTTTTCTGTTGTTCATTTAAATATTCTGTTGGTCTCGATCTCTTGTTGTTACTCCTCTCCTGTTCTGATctttttatctcagattttactTTCAAGCTCATTCTAACACATCTTTATAATCATTAAAAATGTGAAAAGACAATCGAGACTAAATCCTATATCTTAATCCTTGCTCAAATCTATTAGCTTTGCTCCTTTCGGACTCTATAAGTCGGGGGCAGAAGCGATGTAACTCATTGAATTTGTTTGCATACTCTAATACTGTCATTTTATCTTTTTACCTCAAAGCCAAGAACTCATTCTCCTTTACTAATCTCATTATCCCAAGGaagtattgatcataaaatatctttttaaactcCTCCTAAATCAACTGGTCATCAATATTCTCATAGAAAGTTTTTATTGCAATCCACCAAAACTCAGTATTTCCTTTCAGCATAGGTATGGCTAATTTAACCTTCACGTTCTTGAGATACTGTAGGGTATTGAACATCTTCTCTATCTCTCAAATCCAGGTCTCTACAACTGGAGGGTCAGGTCCACCCTCAAATAATAGTGGATTAAGCCTTTTAAACCTCTCATAATATGACTCTAAAGATGATGAAGATTGAGGAGCAGTTTGTGTCTGCTGTTGTTGCTAAATAAACTGAGCCACTACTTGACATACTCTAATAATATCTGTCTGAGTGGCTGGTGCATTAGGAGCATGCTCAGTGAACTGGTTGGCATCTCCCCTCGTAGTTTTTCTTGCTCCTCTCTTTCTACTGGCAAGATTCATGGAGACTTTATTCTCTTTGTTGCTCATTATCACCTAAAAATACTAGCATTAATTAACTTTCTTAAATGAGCAACAGGAACtttaaaaaaaacttatttattcttatttaattaaatatgatttagctAAACGAGATTTATCTATCCATTACTAGACTTTAAGTCTACCCATAATCAAATCTATTGCtatgataccataaaatatcatacCCCAGATCCAAAACATAACACGGCCTTGCTATCAAGAGATGCAGCCCTCGATAACACGAACTCACATTCATTTTCTCAATTATAATaacaaatatattataaataaaaaaaaataaaaagattcaattcaaattcttaattaaactaaaactggttcagagcatctaaatctaaaagcAAATATCAACCCAAGTCTCAATATTCATAATAACtataaattcatgattataaaataaactaaactttcactataaaattttcaagtttGCTTCACAGATCTCCAAGCCTGAATTTTTTTTGCcagtcctaaccttatttctttgtatgagaaaaaaaaataaaaagaatatgagctatactAATCTAGTAAGTAGAACTTACGCTTTCTTACCAAATCAAGcacaaattttttatgataatataatatttaaaaataatagataatataaaataaagtatttcatagaacatataataaaataagtcataaaccatcatgcatgtataaatcatgaacatttcataaacatGTTTTGTAAATCATTTTTGTCATGTGTCCATGTCATATTTCTAAATCTTATTCACAGATATTCTTACTATGGTCACTTTATACCCGTGATGGAGCCAGTGTTCTTAATCGAtaagttcatatttcatatgcCAACTTTTTATCTGCTGGTAGGGCCTGTGCTCTTGTGAATGCTAgatccggatgtcgaccttcctataggaatttgttcatagctatataagagtttttaaaatctttatatattttttttaaatatatatatacataaataaaaaaaataataaaatttattctttataatcatgctattttcataaaacacaTTCATGGAATTaatactcataataaaacatgctttttcatattacatatactgatccttattttatgaaaaatataatttcatcaacaataattttttgtataaaaaatatgattatttaaaaataaataaggagcataagatccacttaccttgaTCGTCCCTGATCTTTAGCCTTCTTTAAATAAATTaggtaatcctatttaaaatactaAATCATGATCACTTTTTATTTCatgtatttaataaaaataaataataaaaaaaaatagttgacTGGATGACTAGTTCGATAAATCATTTGGACACTAAATCGATTCAGGGTCATCTCGCTGAGGCCAACATGAATCCGTAAAAGAGGAAAAGATGGCCCGATATAAGATCTATaggtctttcttagagagagaaaagaggagagagaaattttagagagagagagaaaaattttagagagagaaaaagagagagagaggagagagaaaaagagggagagagaggagagagaaaattctctttctttttttttcttctttttctttttcttcccttcttcttttcttctttcttttcttttcttctttctttttcctggcCGAACAGAGGGACACGAGGGGGGCTTGGTGACTCGTGCTCCGATGAGGTGTAGTGGTACGATTGAAGATCCGATAACAGGTGGCGGCGTCTGGTCAACGATGACGGAGCAAGGGAGGGCCGGTGGCAGATAATAATAGAAAATAGGAAAAGCAGGGGACCGCCTCCTTTCTTTGAATTTCTCtggtcattggccgatcaccaaTGGCCATGACCTTCGAAAAAGATAGGTAGAGAGGTAGGGGTCATGATCCATAGGTGCGGCATCATGGGCGGCGGCACTGGTGGCCAAAAAAGGGAGGGAGATGGCTCGGCCAAATAGAGCAAAGCAGAATCTTGTTCTTTTGTGGATTTTTCGATGAATTCGACGTTCGACGAGGGTGCGCTATGCCATGAAAAGGAGGGGAAGGTAGAGAGGAAGGAGGGCTggggcttacctccgactccggtgaggtttTCGGCAAAAATTTGAGGCAAACACGAAGAGGGTGTGGATggcttcaacgaaaaaatttgaaaggaagaagaggaaaaaacTGGTGCTCGTCGTGGTCGGCTATGGAGGAGGAAAGGAGAATTTTATAGGCTCTTCCTAGGGTTCCTAATTGCTCTAGGAGTCTTTGATCTAGTCAGgcaaggggaggaagaagaagactctcatTGGGAGTCtttgttcaaattttttttttctgtgggtTTGATGGGCCAAAATCAGATGGGCTGATTTATTAGAATAGAGTAGTACACTCCTTTTATGAATGGGGCATATAGAGCACGAGATCTTAAAATATATGCAATGAGCATCATTATTTTAAGGCCATGGGGCTGACATGAGGAATTTGaaactaaaataaaatatgaaaactTTGTTAACATCTGTCAAAATTAAGTAAATATTTTGAGCATAAACGAACTCCAAGAattagaaaatataaaataattaataacttCTTCTTAGGTACATCATGGTCTAAAATTGTAGAAATTTTCTTTAAACAATATTTTGTCTTTTGTCAACATACAAAGACCAGTATATATGAATATACAACAACAAATGACCCATTTAATTAATACACCCCGCAACTAAAATATTACAATTATTGCTTTTTTGTTGTTATTGTTTTTGCTGCTGTTGGACATGTTGGCCAAAgcaaaatttatcaataattaaacAACTTCCAATTTAAAAATTGAAGAATATTGAGCAAATTCCTTCTCTTCTAATGAAATTCTAATTGAATCTGACTAAATTTAAGAATCTTCAAGATGTAAGGCCTGATTTGCTCACATGACTATGGAAAAGGAATTCCTTCCTTTGATACAACACTTTATATTTTGATATCATACTTATGAACTTCtcacatctatatatctcatagcTAGAGTCCACCGACATGGGTGCATCATACACTGCCAAAAAGGAATGCATTCAAAAGTCAAAACTACATAGAGAGAGTTGGGTTGGCTTCTGTCTGTCATGTGCCTAAcatgctttctatgattcaattcatGCTGTACCAAACACAGTATCTTTGTGTCATCTTCATCATATATATTATACAGATGTAATCTCCTTGGTTACATACTGTTATTATTGCATAGCATTTGCCTCCAGCTCCAATATATATTGCTATATTTCGAACCTAGAAGCTAGCTCTCTTATAAATTAATCATGGACTGCTAAATTATTTTATGGGAGTCTGAAAGTTGGAGCCACGTTTTGTTGGTTGTTCCTTGATGAGTGGCAACCATGGGATCTTTGGAAGTCGCCATTACCTTGAATGGAAACAACCAAAGAGAAGAATATGGACATCTCATCAGAATTCTTCAAGTTCTATACCATTCTAAAATGATGAGTTCTGAATGAATTCGTTGGGCTTTTTGCAGGCCAAACCTCATGCTTTCTTAAGTTGCATGTTAGTCCTCATCATTTCCATGATCACTATAAATTTAAGGAAAATCCAAATCAGTCCCTGACAAAACTCTGTTAGAAAGATAATGGAATATTTCATTAACAATTAACCTGATATCCAAAACGCGTCTGCTTGGAGAGTGGATCATAGTTTAGAATGGCTCTTTGAACTTTATTCTCAGCACGAAACCAGCTATAGATATGATTAATTTATTTGAATGTTTAAGGTGGAGAAACTCAACATGCCTGGTCTTTAAAACACTAAACTAGAGTCCCTACTTTCcaaatttttaagtttttaaatcTTTGTCTTCAAGTTTGAAATCAATGGATACCATACGTTTTCTAAGTTTTTCTGTACCAACTCCTAATCTTGTTCAAGGATTGGACTTTTACCGCCAGCAAAAGATAAAACTGGTCTCCCATCTTTTCACAAACTTCCTACCACCCATCGCCACCTCCCTAATTTCTTCTTCGCACCTACTTTCATCCTCACCTCTCTTCTAGTTAACTCCCCTCATCTTGTAATTATCTTTTAGCTTCAATGCAATATAGGCTAGATTTCTTAGCTATTTAGGGTCTCTTTGGGTTTGGATTTCCCATAGGATAATTGGTTTCATAGTCTATTATCAACCCAATCCCTCTCGAGCCCAGATCTTgtgaaaggagaaaaagaaatttttagGGTCCATTGGGTTAGGGTTAATCTAACATGGGAAAATGAATCTCGATTATCATATTTCTATatagatttgcttccaaccaaatGTAATAATCTTTTTTCAGTGCTATTTTTTAGAGTAATTTTTCCGCCAACCAAACATAGTAAAAATTATTCTTCTCTGCAATTATTTTCTTAGATAAATGACTCTTACGGATCCTAATATATATCTCCTTTTTCATCCTATAGTTTAAGAGGCCCAAAGGTGGAATTTAGGCTGAAATTAAAATGGGCTGCGTGAGCTTCAAAAATCTCTTGAGGCTTGTTTGGAAAATCTAGCAGGCTGTTTGACTATTCAACAGAAAAAGTTTATATATACGACCTATACATAATCCTTAGGGATCTAATCCTAAATTTACTGATATAATGTAAAAAGCTTGTCCCTACTCACCCAATTAACTCTAGAATTGTGATCCAACACTTTTCGTGCATTATTTTTTCTATCCCCTTTTGAGGAACTTTTAGATGATGTTGCTCTAGGATAGGATAAGATGGAGACATTTTTGGGATGAGTAGGCCTTTTTGTTGAGATTATTAAGGAAAAGGCGGACAAATTGTTTGAGTTGAAGTGGGGAATTTTTGGGGTGTGAAATGCATAGTTAATTGGAATTTTTCCAACCTTTAGGACCGTCTTCACCTACCAGTAAGTTTCGGCTACATTCAATGCTTTAGCATCCGCGTACCCTTCACGTGTGATTGAGAGAATTCTTCTATTATTAGgggttaaaaatttgagagagagatgAGGAGGAGAAAAGTAAATTGAAAAACCACAAAGATGAGATATATGGACACCCATAGAAAACGGAAACTAAAATATTCTCCTTACTTTTTAGAATTCAACAATCTCTTTATATGTGCAAAGGTTCATTGCCTCTGATGATCCCCAACCCTCCGCTCTGGGCCAGCCATGGCGAGCTACAAGGAGGTACTCCtggaagaaaacaaagaaaagaaagaaagatgagaAAGAATGATAGAGAAATCAATTTTGCATTTTAATcgttattttgatggattttttttattatttctcctTTTTAAAGCATTATAGATATGATTGTTCCCCTCttctaattttttagaaaatcattttttttatataatgataATCTAGTTTTCTTATTACCATCCAATGATTTTGCTTTTAGTTTTAAAATGTGTTAGCCATTACAATCTACAGGATTTGTTTCCAATCTAATGTAGTTTTGAAAATCTTTTCCTTCTATTAGTTAGAACTCGATTTTGTATTTTGAAttaatatttagcattttcattccTTTTTCTGCAATTGTTTGACTCAATAATAATTGGTAAATTAAAATTACATGAAATGCGCCTCATGTTGTTCATTTTACCTTGTCATTTTGACCCTTTCTCTATTTGTACATTAATCTTTTAAGAATTTCACCATGCTAATTTTCATTGTATTGCTCCAAATTTATTGGATGTCTATGAAAAGAACATTGGCCTCAATGTTGTTATCCTTACAAATTATTCTGCACATAACCTGAAGACGTTATTTAGAATATATGTATATAGTAATTTATtgattgatggatttttttttttttttttttcctccagaaGAATACATGGATGGCTGTCCCTCAGTTTGGAGGGTGGGATCAAAAGACAGGTGCCATGGATTATTCCATGGTCTTTTCAAAAGCTCGTGCTAATAGGCAGCAATACAAGAATGAGATAAAGCAAATAAGCCTTGGAAATGAAAAGGAGCTCATGGCATACCAGCGATATGAAACTGGCTCCGAGACGGTAATTAGTTTTTActtcttctattttctttttcttcgatGCGGTAATACTACTTTCAATAAAATTCCTTGAATTGTTGGGTCGTAGGTTAGCAAATGTGCATGGCTTCACTTCATGATAAAGATTGCTAAAGGGTTCAAGGATCTCAACATTGAGGCTAATTCACTTGCAGTTAAATACTGTAATATTTTTGCATATAACTtaagcaataaaatttttaactaCTGAGTGCTTTTTTCTTTTCGTTTTTTTCAAGAATATATACATTGCGTTTTATTGTAACATTGTGTGTTCAAAGATAAAAAAGCAGCAAGAATTCATTATGCCATGAAATCTTGTACACTTGCATTAAAGCATACAACATATTGCAAGCCTGAACCTGTTTCTTCATCAAGCATCCTTTATCTTTCTATTGCTTACAATATATTGTTCACATGTCAAACAAGTACAGCAAGAAATTGAGTACATATACTAGACATATTTGAATGGGAACATTGTCATTGCCAGTCCCAAGCTTGGATAAAAAGGTGGAGGGCTGCCACAAGGTTGCCAGCCAGATTGTAGAAGGCTTGCCAAATTATGATATGAAATCCAACTAAATATTCAATATCACTAGGCTCTCTTTTTTCATTAAGGCTAACCCTAGATGGGAAAACTTGGCAAATAAGAATCATAAAGATGACCCTAAATAGTTGAGGAAAGGCATGATATATTGTTTGTTCCTTGTTTAAATTAGAAATCTCTATCAAGTTTCCTTCACACAGGAAGTTAAGTTGATCTTGAAATTAATCATACGAGCATATTGATAATAATAACCAAAACCCTTCCTTAGATGTTTGTGATTTTGATCATGTACTCTAATAAGTGGGTTCACTTTTTCTAgtaatatttttgaaactttcTCAAATTATTTTCCTAGCCATAGCCCATAAGATTTTCTAGTATATAATTTAGTACTTTAGAGTTAattagtgttgcggccaatcccctcgtcgcatgatcgccgggaacgagcgcctgcaaaaagaaagtccacactgaccggaggcggctccggcggggatcctccgacggtcaagtcagagaggtgactgggcaacagtgaaatgaagacagagagctcatcGAGAGAGAATGagaaagggagcaagcctgtgTTTTTTCCCCCCGGGCCCctagcactgtagccttccccgatatatatagtggagcgtggtatggcgccgtcattaatggcgcggacaagtgaggaattgtcaac
Proteins encoded in this region:
- the LOC105052643 gene encoding uncharacterized protein isoform X1, with translation MASYKEKNTWMAVPQFGGWDQKTGAMDYSMVFSKARANRQQYKNEIKQISLGNEKELMAYQRYETGSETVSKCAWLHFMIKIAKGFKDLNIEANSLAVKYLYAQKEEAETLF
- the LOC105052643 gene encoding uncharacterized protein isoform X2; translation: MASYKEKNTWMAVPQFGGWDQKTGAMDYSMVFSKARANRQQYKNEIKQISLGNEKELMAYQRYETGSETYTPKKKKLKRYFSCFAMG